ACCCATGTTCATCAACTTAAGGGCAGTAATGTTGTTGGCTTAAATTTTGTTATCTGGAAAGCAACATATATACGTCTCTTCTTTTTCATTCATTCAGTATGTGTTGTTGTGAGCATAAGGTGTTTGTTAATTTTACTAAGTCAGTTTACTGATTGATGTAGCTTTGTCAAACTGTATGTTGCCAGAAATCGAAGAAGTGAGAGCAAACAAGAAATGGATGTGCCCTTGTAGCAtagaaaacaaaggaatcaggccATATTTGATATGTAACAGGTGATTTTCCTCGGCTTTTGTTCCTTCTTCTATTACTAAAGTAGATTCATACAGGAGTCTTGttcttttgagatttttttttccctGTGGTGTTCTATTGATTTTGCAGAGTTGAAATTTTGTGTTTGAAGGTGAGAAAAAAGTGAAAATGAACGATTTCACCAAACTTGAACTGAAACCTGATCATGTCCATCGTCCTATATGGGCTTGTGCTGATGGTCGAATCGTCCTCGAGACTTTCTCACCTTTGTACAAACAAGCTTATGATTTCCTCATTGCAATTGCTGAACCTGTTTGCAGGTACCTTGCTGAATTTGCCTATGTGTGACTCTTGAATTTGCCTATCTTTTTTTAAAGAAGAAACAACAATTATTAATGTTTGATTATTATTCTGTGATTTGTAGACCAGAAGTTATGCACGAATACAACTTAACCCCTCATTCTTTATATGCTGCGGTATCAATTGGTCTTGAAACCGAAACCATCATTCGAGTTTTGAATCAATTGtcaaaaacaaatttaccgaaggAAATGATTGATTTCATCCACGCATCTACATCTAATTATGGGAAAGTGAAGCTTGTTCTCAAGAAGAACCAATATTTTGTCGAATCCTCATTTCCAGAGGCAACAGCCCTTCATCTTATAATACTTACATATTTACTTCTCATTGTGTAGGTTTGCTTACTTAGTCAAGTGGTTTGTTCTatttatttttaggtaataaagaCGCTGTTGCGGGATGAGGTGATTTCTCGGGCAAGGCTTTCTTCTGAGGTGTCTTCCTTgtgttgaatatatatatatatatatatcatattaACTTTGTTTTTAGAATGTGTGTCTTTAAGTCACATGATAGATAACATTGCTGGCTAGCTCTGCTAATTTCCCCCTTTCCACATTTCGCTCACTTTATCTTGTCTAGGGTTCAAGTGGGACTGATTCTATCACAATTGCCAAAGCAGTAAAAGAGATAGCAGGTGCGCATGATGAGTTGCtaaatggaattgagttggcagCCGCTGAAGAAAAAGAAACGCATAGCTTTGAAGTTGACCCAGCTCAGGTTAGAGTCATTCTCTGGGCCCAAACCAATTGTCCCTTGTAAAAATCCTTCACGAATAGACTTCATTTGCTTACAACCTAAAAAATACTAACCGTTTGACTCTGTTAGGTGGAAAATGTCAAGCAACGTTGTTTGCCGAATGCTTTAAATTACCCTATGTTGGAGGAGTATGACTTCAGAAATGATACAGTGAGTTTTATTTCATAAAATGCATTGCGTTCTTCTTGTGAGATATACATCAGTTTAGTTAAATAGAATATGTTTAAATACTACTCCCTCCATCCAAGTTATATAGGCAGAACATTAGTTTTAGGTTGTCCATCTATATAGGCAAATTTATAATTCCTAGATGACGCTTTCCTTAAAACGGCCCTATTTATGGCAGTAATATTACACTAAAAATAATTTAATGTTCATAGTTTACATCAAAAAGTAGGGGCAAAACAAAAAAAGAGATGGACATCTATGAAACCAATAACTTTTTCTTAATTTAAAAGTTTTGTTTTATGAGAGGGGTGTAACACTATTAATGCCAATTTGTGAATGCAGGTTAACCCTGACTTGAACATGGAACTCAAGCCTCAAGCTCAACTAAGACCATACCAGGAAAAGAGTCTGAGTAAAATGTTTGGAAATGGTGAGTCTCCTTTAAGATGACACACATCTTTGCTATGTTCGGATCTTTTTTTTAATATTGAATTTAGATAGCCCATCCTTATGCTCTTGAAATCCTTTCAGCCCTGAGTAAAGCTCCATGCAACATGTTAAATGTATGTATGGTAGGTTGTATATAACCAGTTAAAAAATTACAGGTAGAGCAAGATCAGGAATCATTGTTCTTCCTTGTGGAGCAGGAAAGTCCTTAGTTGGAGTTTCCGCAGCTTGCCGGATTCGCAAGAGCTGCCTTTGCTTAGCAACAAATAACGTTTCTGTGGACCAATGGGCATATCAATTTAGATTGTGGTCTACTATTAGAGATGACCAGATATTTTCTTTCACATCTGAGAATAAGGGAACCTTTCGTGGTAATGCTGGTATTTTGGTGGCCACGTATGCCATGCTTGCTTATGGTCGTAAGCGATCTGAAGAGGCTGAAAAAATTATGGAACAGATAAGAAGTAGAGAATGGGGATTGCTTCTTATGGACGAGGTGAGCTTTAGTTTTAACTGTATCTACTTGACCTACAGTCATTTTTGGAAATCATTTTTGCTATAATAACCAAGCCTCTTTTGGAACTTTCTTATCGTTTCTCTCTTCTTGCAATTCCTCATCTGTAGGTACATGTGGTTCCTGCAGACATGTTCCGCAAAGTCATCAGTATAACCAAATCACACTGCAAGCTTGGACTCACTGGTGGATGTTCAATCCTTAGCTTTTCCCATGTATTTGCAAAAGCTATTTTGCCTCTCCTCTctcaaataatttattttttcttcattcATATTACAGCAACACTAGTGAGAGAAGATGAACGTATCACGGATTTGAACTTCCTTATTGGTCCAAAATTGTATGAAGCCAATTGGTTGGACTTGGTAAGGGGAGGGTTTATTGCAAATGTACAATGTGCTGAAGTATGGTGTCCAATGACAAAGGAGTTCTATGCCGAATATTTGAAAGACGCGAACTCCAAGAAAAGACAGgtcctttttatattttctccaaCTGGATCTATTTTCACTGTGGATCTGAATACCAGTAAAAGATATTACTTTCTACTCCCATAATTTGTTTTAGTAGTATTTTTGTCGCCCAAAACTGTTAGTTCCAATTGCATCTTAGATTcaaaattttccaaatataaatagTTTCCGCATTCGCCGTTATACCACTGCAGGGGTaatgtgttatttcctttcattAGTCGGTTAAATATTTGAAGTTCATTTACTTCTGAAGGGGTTACGTGATATCTCCTTTGAGTCGGTCAAATATTTATAAGTTCAATTAGCTGTTGCACCGACTGATTTTGCACGTCACATTTCTGATGGAAGATTCTTTGTAGGCGCTTTATGTGATGAATCCAAATAAGTTCCGGGCATGTGAGTTTCTGATACGGTTTCATGAAGAGCAGCGAGGTGATAAGATAATTGTTTTTGCTGATAATCTTTTCGCGCTTACTGAGTATGCCTGGAAGCTTGGAAAACCTATGATCTATGGCGCTACCAGGTTGTTAATCAATATGTGAAATCTCTTACTTTTCATGTTTTGGTTGCTTACTTTCTTAATGTGGAGTCTGTTTGTTTAGCCACCAGGAGAGAACGGGACTTCTCCACACATTCAAGAACAGTCCACATTTAAACACTCTTTTCCTCTCTAAGGTACCTGCACTCAGCCTTAAAAGTCTTCCTTTGCATAACAGGACTCAGTTCTTCTCAAGTAACTCTTTTGTGTATATTTCTGTTTCATCGTGTTAGATAATGCTATTAAATCTTGTATTGGCGAGCGAATAAATCCAACTTCTAATTTCGACCATGTCATGTTTTCTGCAGGTTGGTGACAACTCAATAGATATCCCTGAGGCCAATGTGATCATCCAGATTTCGTCTCATGCCGGTTCGCGACGTCAGGAAGCTCAACGACTGGGTCGTATTCTTAGAGCAAAGGTTTTTTACTTTCTATATGCAGAATTTTGTTGTTAGGGAGTGTTATGGCAAGCTACTTCTTCATGAGAACATTAAGTGCATTGGGTGTTGCATTGTGAAAAGTAAAACTTGTGGGAAGGGTTTTGTGCAAAATCCGTCAAAATCCCTTCCCATTACTGAGAAAGATGCTTCTTGACAGCTCACAGGAGTTCAGGCGATTACTCACGATTGGAATATAATTATGTTACACCTGTGAATGGTCCTACTGAGCGCAGGGAACTAACAGAACAACCAAATCTCAATAAGCAAACATGCAACTCATTCAGCCAGTTCAAAattatcttgttgtgtgattATTTTTGTTTACCACTTCCAATTTACTAGTTATAACATTCTCTTGACAGGGTAAACATCAAGATCGAATGGCTGGTGGTAAAGAAGAGTACAACGCCTTCTTCTACTCCTTAGTATCTACTGACACACAGGCAAGTTTTGGATGCTAAGGTTTAGTCAAAATATTCCTTGTATTCTTGTACATTTAACTGGATCCATTGATGCTGATATATTTATTTTGTTAAATTTCtgaaagtcaagaatgatctcgaTGTCTGTAATGTGTATATGCGTTTATTAAAGTTGCTCTTGGTGTAGGAGATGTATTATTCTGCAAAAAGGCAACAGTTTCTGATTGATCAAGGTTACAGCTTTAAGGTAGAGTTTTGGCAACTCCTCTTCACCCCTTGTGTACAAAATTTCATGCTTCCACAGGTTTATTTTGATCCAACTTCAAGTTTAATCAATTTTTGTGTCCCCTGATCACACTTATCAAGGTGTGCCTAATTACGAACTGAAATTGGAACTGTTATGCTGGTTCTAGTTCCATTTAGCAAGTCATCATCTCTTTACTTGCTCTAGCCTGGAATAAGATATAAAAGTGTTTACATTATATTATTGAGGGCTGCAGTTTATAtcgtttatatctcaatttgaaAAAATTCTTTTGTCGAGTTGTTTTCATTGAGAATTGAGAAATTAACCACATCGCTCGGAGTATTCTCTTTCAAGCCATTgtcaagatttttttttcatagAATTGGATTAATTTGATAAGACACTAGGGAAAGCTGCTTATTTATTTAGGTCGTAGAAGATTTTTTGGTTtttcattttcatagagatcttaGAGAAGATGGTTAGTTAGATTTCTATCTTTATTTTAGGACACTGAAGCCTTGAACAAAGTCGGTGCATTGGTGGTTGCATATGTGAAAGTTTATAAATTTGATAAATACCTGTAAAAAGCTTATGTGGGTTTTGACAAGAATTTACGATTCTGAACCTCTGTGAGCTCGCTTTGGCAATTTAGAAACTTTAGAACATAGCATTACTATGTCACTATGGGTTCTTATTTTACGATTAGGAAAACTGTTAATTTTGAGAAGGATTCGTCACCTCTTTAGAAAAACATAATTCTAAGCATATCCTTCGACCCTTGGGAGTGTTGAGTGTTGATTATTAGAAACCGTTATTTTTTCTCGTGTGCCAATATGAGGTGGATGCCCTAATTCGTCGAATGTGCagggtttatataagaataagttctattattttatatatatatatatatatatatatatatatgtagataTATAGAACCAGAACCAAACCGGTATCAGGCTCTTAAACCATTTCCAGTTATTTTACCACCTAACTGTTAGAAATCTAAACTGAAGCCAGTATGTACTCCGGCTTCGGTTTGGGGATTACTGAGGCAGAACAAAACCATCAACATGCCTCCACTTACAATTCTCTCATAAAAGGTCAACTTTAAAACTTCATACCAAAACCAAATGTCACAATGGGTAATAATGAAAGTTGGACGGTGATAGTTTGAACTTTTCAGGTACGATTGTCCTTAAGTAATTATAAATGTGATCAACAATACTTTGACAGATCATCACAAGTTTGCCACCATCTGACTCTGGAGCAGATCTAGGCTATCACAGTCGTGATGAACAATTGCATCTTCTCGGGAAGGTATGGTTGGTTTCTTACCTTTCAATATATTTTGTAATAACTTTCTTGTTCACTGGTGAGATAGGCAGGTGTTTTCTAAGACGTAATTTTGGGTGTTATGTGCAGATACTAAATTCTGGTGATGACATGGTTGGTATGGAGCAATTAGACGAAGATACATATGATGATACATCTGCAGAAGTTCGCCGCACTCTTGGATCAATGAGTGCTATGTCTGGTGCAAACAAAAATGTTTACATGGAATACAGGCAAGAaggatctctttttttttccataaaaatGTTTATCATTTGATTTGGTGTAAAACATCCTACTATTTTGCTCTCATACTTGAATTTTTCAACTTGTGTGCAGCAAGGGAAAGTATCCTGGTCAGGGTAATCTTAAAAGTGTTAAGCCCAAGGACCCAGCCAAGCGGCACAGCTTGTTTAAAAAGCGATTTGGTTGAAAGACTTGCGAACTTGTTACTAAATCAAATTTGAAGAATGCTGACATTTGTATGTCATGTGGACTAGGATTCCTCCAATTCAATAATTTTGCAATTTGGTTCCTTGGATGCTTCTATGGCTCTTGTCGGGTCTTGGGGCTGTGAATTATGTATCTATAGATTTCGTGTTCATTTTTAGATACCGGAAGTGTACTGTTTATTATAAAGCTGTGATAGACTTCTTGAATTACAACAGCCACTTCAGTTTGAAAGCCAAAGTCGATTTGGACATTGGGGTACGAGGGTTCTCATGCTCCCTCCCAGTAAGGGATGTTAGGTTCGAATTTGGTAGTAAtaaatttttgggaaaaataaggtttagtccaaaatcccattCAAATATATTATTTAGTCCTTTTTTATGGAAAGTACATAAATAACATTCCTGTTTACAGTATAGTCCAGATATTTGTAAaattttaaataataaaataaaatcaatttatcttttgaaccgtttgtccaaaattcgcaaacttatatattcggaaagctctttccgagagctacaaaaaaAGTACCCACATgactataattttcatttttaaaattttttaatttacaatgatgtgtacaattatgtacaccgctgcaaagatccAAAAAATCCAGTCTATGATAGCCAAACTGCCACCCTAATTTGCACAGACTGATAAAAATAACAACCACGCCAAGCTCCAGTTGGATAACATCCAGATTTGCAGAGGTAAGTTTAGCAGATAACATGCATCGAGGACAAACCAATGAACATAAGAAATCGCAGCTTGAAAAGAAAGTGATTATCCTTTCACCAACATCCAcgtaagaaaacaaaacaagaaaacgatcaaaataaaaatttactCATTTTATGGTCAGAGACACAATCCATGTGGGCATTACTACACAAACTTAATATGGCTTCGAAACATCCCAGTACAGTGATTCATTGCACTTTACCGAAAACGAGATTACTAACATGCACaacagatcaatcaatcatgctcACACCcagacctactttttcatgagaagtatATTGGTGCATCAATATATTCATCCCAGTGAAACATTCCTAAAGACGATCATTCATAGCCACAAACAAACCTACTTTTCAATGAAAATACACCggtgcaccaatgtgtacacccttgtaaaacatgcataaaatcgatcattcatatTCACACTCTGGCacactttttcatgggaattacacaggtgcaccaatgtgtacacccctgcaaaacatgcagaaaaacgatcattcataaccacacacaaatcTACTTTTACATGGGAATTATAGAGGTGCCCCAATACGTACACCGCTTCAAACATGCATACATCTAATGGATGTCATGATATGGTATCGAGAAATCATGCAAAGTTATCACTGAAGACAAACAAAAACATGAATTAAACTTTAGTTGGCATCAATGATGATATCTGCAAGCTAATTAGACTTTAAAAGTAGTTGCACGTGATTTTCCTAGTACTTTCTAGATTAGGAAAGCAGTTACACGTTGTTTTACACCGCATACACCCCTGAAATCAACTAATTAACTTTTAAAAAATTCTATCAATATTCAGATATTAAAAAGTGAAATTCAAATACACTGGAAGAACTATACAGTACCAAAAGCTCAAAAACCAGAAGAAGACAGTGAACAAGCCTGCAACTGGGGTTTGAAAGTCCAGCTTGACAAGTTACATATCCATTTGGAAGGTTAGCTCCTCTTTGTCCAAGTGTCATTAAATAAATTGAACTTTCCTTTTAGATTCCACCACCTTAAAATCGAACAGAAACAACACAGTAAACAAATCCACTTAAATATCAATAGCACATTAGAACCTTCAATCCATGTATTTTGATACAAATTCCTTAGTTCAGGCACTGTATAGATCACTTACAAGATTTGGATGTTTCTCTACTTTTCATAAACTAGAAGATTCTTATATAGTGAGAAGCATGTGTACAACTACGTACACATTAATTATTAAcatatgtacaattatgtacaccttaccaatcaataggtgtacaacattgtacacattaacaaccaaCAGGTGTATAGTTATGTATACATTGAGAATCAAATATGAACTTACCAATATTACTGACAGCCTTATGCACAAGGTCCTTCGGTAAACTATAAACATGTAAAACAAACTTCTTAAAAGTGCTTAGGTTAAGCTTTCTGCAAACTGCAAGACCTACAAGTGGGTTAACTCGAATTTCTCAAAAGCAATTGATCTTTCATATGAGAAAATTCAAGGCAACTTCATGTATGCAA
This genomic stretch from Papaver somniferum cultivar HN1 chromosome 5, ASM357369v1, whole genome shotgun sequence harbors:
- the LOC113280847 gene encoding general transcription and DNA repair factor IIH helicase subunit XPB2-like; this translates as MNDFTKLELKPDHVHRPIWACADGRIVLETFSPLYKQAYDFLIAIAEPVCRPEVMHEYNLTPHSLYAAVSIGLETETIIRVLNQLSKTNLPKEMIDFIHASTSNYGKVKLVLKKNQYFVESSFPEVIKTLLRDEVISRARLSSEGSSGTDSITIAKAVKEIAGAHDELLNGIELAAAEEKETHSFEVDPAQVENVKQRCLPNALNYPMLEEYDFRNDTVNPDLNMELKPQAQLRPYQEKSLSKMFGNGRARSGIIVLPCGAGKSLVGVSAACRIRKSCLCLATNNVSVDQWAYQFRLWSTIRDDQIFSFTSENKGTFRGNAGILVATYAMLAYGRKRSEEAEKIMEQIRSREWGLLLMDEVHVVPADMFRKVISITKSHCKLGLTATLVREDERITDLNFLIGPKLYEANWLDLVRGGFIANVQCAEVWCPMTKEFYAEYLKDANSKKRQALYVMNPNKFRACEFLIRFHEEQRGDKIIVFADNLFALTEYAWKLGKPMIYGATSHQERTGLLHTFKNSPHLNTLFLSKVGDNSIDIPEANVIIQISSHAGSRRQEAQRLGRILRAKGKHQDRMAGGKEEYNAFFYSLVSTDTQEMYYSAKRQQFLIDQGYSFKIITSLPPSDSGADLGYHSRDEQLHLLGKILNSGDDMVGMEQLDEDTYDDTSAEVRRTLGSMSAMSGANKNVYMEYSKGKYPGQGNLKSVKPKDPAKRHSLFKKRFG